From the Paenibacillus sp. FSL H8-0548 genome, one window contains:
- a CDS encoding carbohydrate ABC transporter permease: protein METHETELDHKPVSKKLIGSKFSLGETIFSVIVYGTLIVFTFVCLFPFLNTLANAFSSSNAIQTGKVVLWPVQFQLDSIKMILADQSVIRSLLVTIYLTVVGTALNLVITVTTAYPLSRRDLKGRSVFMRFMVITMLFSGGMIPLFLLIKSLYLLNTLWALILPGLISAFNVIIMKSFFQAIPDELREASIVDGCGNMRYLLQIVLPLSGASLATIGLFYAVGHWNSYFGAVLYIDNQDLATLQVKLRNILLLAQMGTSIEQMSADSNFTVVQESLKAAVIVVATVPILIVYPFLQKYFVKGSMLGSVKG from the coding sequence ATGGAAACTCATGAAACTGAACTGGATCATAAACCAGTAAGTAAAAAGCTAATAGGCAGCAAATTCAGTTTAGGTGAGACCATCTTTAGTGTTATCGTATATGGAACATTGATTGTGTTCACCTTCGTCTGTTTGTTTCCTTTTTTGAATACACTTGCTAACGCTTTCAGCAGCAGTAATGCCATCCAGACTGGAAAAGTTGTTCTGTGGCCAGTACAATTTCAGTTGGATTCCATTAAAATGATTCTGGCTGATCAATCTGTCATTCGTTCTCTCTTAGTCACGATCTATCTAACGGTTGTTGGGACAGCTTTGAATTTGGTTATCACGGTCACGACGGCTTATCCACTGTCACGCCGAGATTTAAAGGGACGCTCCGTGTTTATGAGATTTATGGTGATCACGATGCTGTTTAGCGGAGGCATGATTCCGTTATTCCTGCTCATCAAGTCGCTGTATTTGCTCAATACACTCTGGGCGCTCATTCTTCCGGGGCTAATTAGCGCCTTTAATGTCATTATTATGAAAAGCTTCTTTCAGGCCATACCGGATGAACTGCGTGAAGCATCGATTGTTGACGGCTGCGGGAATATGCGCTATTTGCTGCAAATCGTTTTACCGCTATCCGGCGCATCGCTGGCAACCATCGGATTATTCTATGCGGTTGGACATTGGAATTCCTACTTTGGCGCGGTTCTCTATATCGACAATCAGGATCTGGCGACGCTTCAAGTTAAGCTTAGAAATATATTGCTCCTTGCACAAATGGGAACCTCTATCGAACAGATGTCTGCGGATAGTAATTTTACCGTTGTTCAGGAATCTTTGAAGGCGGCTGTTATCGTCGTTGCTACGGTTCCGATTCTCATTGTTTATCCATTTCTTCAAAAGTATTTTGTTAAAGGCTCGATGCTAGGCTCTGTGAAAGGTTGA
- a CDS encoding ABC transporter permease subunit, with translation MKEQAVNRISASGAAKIALKEWKKNYALYLLLLPAIAFFIIFAYIPMGGLIIAFKDYNIFTGIWASDWAGLANFKEMFSIPEFFRITRNTLLLNILGLLVGFPAPIILALMLNEIRSKYFKKISQSLLYLPHFMSWIVLGGIVYAVLSPKYGIVNEIMRWIGMNEFYFMADKTSWVIVYTLSAVWQSAGWGTIIYLAAITAIDPSLYEAASIDGAGRLRKIISVTIPSIMPTIIILFILAVGNMVSIGIEQPLALANAVVGDVSDVISTYVYRVGIKQGDFALTTAVGMVQSVINLFLILTANHFAKKAGGESLW, from the coding sequence ATGAAGGAACAAGCAGTTAATCGAATCAGCGCATCTGGAGCCGCCAAAATAGCTCTTAAGGAATGGAAGAAAAATTATGCTCTTTATTTGCTGCTACTGCCTGCGATCGCTTTTTTTATCATTTTTGCATATATCCCCATGGGGGGATTGATCATCGCCTTTAAGGACTACAATATTTTCACAGGAATTTGGGCGAGTGATTGGGCTGGTCTGGCCAACTTTAAAGAAATGTTTTCGATTCCAGAATTTTTTCGAATTACGCGCAATACGCTGCTCTTGAATATACTGGGACTGCTTGTAGGCTTTCCAGCCCCTATTATTCTCGCCCTAATGCTGAACGAGATTCGTTCTAAATATTTTAAGAAGATTTCTCAATCCTTGCTATATTTGCCTCACTTTATGTCATGGATTGTACTTGGAGGCATTGTTTATGCGGTGCTGTCTCCAAAATACGGCATCGTCAATGAGATTATGCGCTGGATAGGAATGAATGAATTTTATTTTATGGCGGATAAAACCTCATGGGTTATTGTTTATACGTTATCGGCGGTCTGGCAAAGCGCAGGCTGGGGAACCATTATATATTTGGCTGCGATCACCGCGATAGATCCTTCGCTTTATGAAGCAGCCTCCATTGATGGAGCAGGCCGTCTGCGTAAAATTATAAGCGTGACGATTCCGAGTATTATGCCGACTATTATTATTTTATTCATTCTTGCTGTAGGAAATATGGTCTCCATTGGCATTGAACAGCCGCTTGCATTAGCGAATGCGGTAGTGGGTGATGTATCAGATGTCATAAGCACGTATGTCTATCGAGTCGGAATTAAGCAGGGCGACTTCGCATTAACGACAGCAGTTGGCATGGTGCAATCTGTCATTAATCTGTTCTTAATTCTTACTGCGAATCATTTTGCGAAAAAAGCGGGCGGAGAGAGTCTCTGGTAA
- a CDS encoding glycoside hydrolase family 88 protein, with product MNRLDVQELIEKVIVGMRNLEITIQEDTVDSIISMEVWDWSQGVGLFSLYLYYKETGNTEILEYLTNWFNRQIERGLPEKNVNTMCPLLTLSYLYEETREESYLRICEEWASYAVERMPRTPEFGITHTAVDSPNEGELWDDTLYMTVLFMARMGVVLNQPSYVEESVRQFLVHLKYLTDTSTGLFFHGWSFEENHHFARARWGRGNAWYTAGLVDYLDMISVQQGVKEFLLTSLERQVSKLSELQAPSGMWHTLLDDPSSYEETSATAGFAYGILKAVRKGYLSESYRETGMRALQAVIHRIDANGTVQGVSYGTRMGRTLEFYKEIPQCPMPYGQSMALLMLAESLHHFPTAERG from the coding sequence ATGAATAGACTGGATGTGCAAGAGCTAATCGAGAAAGTGATCGTCGGCATGAGGAATTTGGAAATTACAATTCAAGAGGATACGGTCGATAGTATTATCTCCATGGAGGTTTGGGATTGGTCTCAGGGTGTAGGCCTATTCTCGTTATACCTCTATTACAAAGAAACCGGAAATACAGAAATTCTGGAGTACTTAACCAACTGGTTCAATAGGCAGATCGAGCGAGGGCTTCCGGAAAAGAATGTAAATACAATGTGTCCGCTGCTGACTTTAAGCTATCTATATGAAGAGACAAGGGAAGAGAGCTACCTTCGCATATGCGAGGAGTGGGCGAGCTATGCGGTAGAACGGATGCCGCGTACGCCGGAATTTGGCATTACGCATACGGCGGTGGACAGTCCGAATGAGGGTGAGCTATGGGACGATACGTTGTACATGACCGTATTGTTCATGGCCAGAATGGGCGTCGTTCTAAACCAGCCGTCTTACGTCGAAGAAAGTGTAAGGCAATTTCTCGTACATCTGAAATATTTGACAGATACGAGTACCGGACTGTTTTTCCACGGATGGAGCTTCGAGGAGAATCATCATTTTGCTAGAGCCAGATGGGGCAGAGGCAACGCTTGGTATACAGCTGGGCTTGTTGATTATCTGGATATGATATCAGTGCAGCAAGGCGTGAAGGAATTTTTGCTAACCTCACTTGAGAGGCAGGTCAGCAAGCTTTCCGAGCTGCAGGCGCCGTCAGGCATGTGGCATACATTGCTGGATGATCCTTCCTCATATGAAGAAACATCGGCAACAGCGGGATTCGCTTATGGAATACTCAAGGCCGTTCGCAAAGGCTATCTTAGCGAAAGCTACAGGGAGACTGGGATGCGCGCGCTGCAAGCGGTCATCCATAGAATTGACGCTAACGGCACGGTGCAGGGAGTTTCCTATGGCACAAGGATGGGACGCACGCTGGAGTTTTACAAAGAGATCCCGCAATGTCCAATGCCCTACGGCCAATCGATGGCATTGCTGATGCTGGCGGAGAGCTTGCACCATTTTCCAACGGCAGAGAGAGGTTGA
- a CDS encoding aminotransferase class I/II-fold pyridoxal phosphate-dependent enzyme, protein MDESKAWSKEEICTHLGDDYDRYLGAIVPPIFQNTLFTRKNMDHGYTYTRVANPTTEIAEKKIAALEGAEQARCFSSGMAAITAALMSVMEKDCHIICPLNVYPPTKSFLDTYMKKFGVETTFVSGESTDELEAAIRPNTKAIYLETPLSNVFTLQDLRAIAAIAKAKGIITIVDNTCATPLFQNPIAYGIDIVVHSATKYMGGHSDILAGVMVGSSERMEQVTHRERGMFGATMDPHQSWLLIRGLRTLPLRMRQHQESGLRLAEFLEAHPLVERVLYPGLPSHPQYELGRSQMSGYSGLISFVPRGNQEQIIAFIKGLELFEEGPSWGGFESLINSPGLWIDEETSKQTGMPQRLIRISIGLEHPDSLMNDLDRSLAGMKRN, encoded by the coding sequence ATGGACGAGAGCAAGGCTTGGAGCAAGGAAGAGATTTGTACCCACTTGGGTGATGACTACGATCGTTATCTTGGAGCGATCGTACCGCCAATATTTCAAAACACACTATTTACCCGTAAAAATATGGACCACGGCTACACGTACACCCGTGTAGCCAATCCGACGACAGAAATTGCCGAGAAGAAGATTGCGGCACTGGAGGGGGCGGAGCAAGCCCGCTGCTTCTCGTCCGGAATGGCGGCGATAACAGCCGCGCTGATGAGTGTTATGGAAAAGGACTGCCATATTATTTGTCCGTTAAATGTATACCCTCCAACGAAGAGCTTCCTCGACACATATATGAAGAAGTTTGGGGTGGAGACGACGTTTGTGTCGGGTGAGAGCACAGATGAGCTAGAAGCGGCCATTCGACCAAACACGAAGGCAATCTATCTCGAGACACCGCTCTCGAACGTATTTACGCTGCAGGATTTACGGGCAATCGCGGCGATTGCTAAAGCGAAGGGCATCATAACTATCGTGGATAATACATGTGCAACGCCGCTATTTCAGAATCCAATTGCTTACGGCATCGATATTGTCGTTCATTCCGCGACCAAGTACATGGGCGGGCACAGCGATATTCTAGCTGGTGTCATGGTCGGCAGCAGCGAGCGGATGGAGCAAGTCACTCACCGTGAGCGAGGCATGTTCGGAGCAACGATGGACCCGCATCAGTCATGGCTGCTGATCCGCGGACTTCGGACACTTCCGCTGCGGATGCGGCAGCATCAGGAGAGCGGCCTTCGTTTAGCCGAATTCCTTGAAGCTCATCCGCTCGTAGAGCGTGTGCTATACCCCGGACTTCCTAGTCATCCGCAATATGAACTTGGACGCAGTCAGATGAGCGGTTATTCCGGCTTAATCAGCTTTGTACCCCGCGGTAACCAGGAGCAGATTATCGCTTTTATCAAAGGACTGGAGCTGTTCGAGGAGGGGCCGAGCTGGGGAGGATTTGAGAGCTTGATCAATTCGCCGGGACTTTGGATTGACGAGGAAACCTCCAAACAGACGGGAATGCCACAAAGGCTGATCCGCATCTCTATCGGGCTGGAGCATCCTGATTCACTGATGAATGATCTTGACCGCTCACTAGCGGGCATGAAGCGTAATTAA
- a CDS encoding heparinase II/III family protein has protein sequence MNATKQMVKDWPAVRDKIQTFDWASRIVHTFKPTTDWWVANYKDDVNRVAGWGHHYFCDQCFAALIFDPGNPNEHRCSGCGEIRAAQEVDDAWCYIYRTSACTQVFHAAVLYNLYGDPSYLAFIRKVLAFLCEHYGSFQVRTPPGQEGRFTGCDLTDGVADIWLLNGMELVKDCFTQDELDLYKNRFFIPQAEFLIEKVGCTPNIICWMKAAAGMIGLFFNERIWCERAAAGENGIKMRLAEGLLPEGFWYEASFHYHFYCAEGLTYYHAFCKLYDYDFPILEDALLRMYRYPVKYAFASGYFPNPNDGWPLLRFGNYAQQYEWIRNMHDEPSFRYALSRSYDKPDQAFIGANIGGVARLLFGRDWANEEFDKVAAGSGLPDGQSHYDKDIYFAMLHSGEASVFLKYGYVIREHSHADIMNFELNLNDEVVSRDISNSGYGSDLFREWQRKTIAHNSVMIDRQTQPNRPIGRMERFDKERNLCRVSADEVYPGIGFSRSMQLQSDTLTDIFEVKPESGHTDEHTIDWLFHCSGEFSSQLTFTPCGPPGSEDGYQLMLETACCEINTDWEAVWTLADKQLTLRMEGAPGTSVYLFRGYEHRLDQTRWGVMIRRNGNSAVFKAEYKWTIVH, from the coding sequence GTGAATGCTACAAAGCAGATGGTAAAGGATTGGCCGGCGGTGCGCGATAAAATTCAAACCTTTGACTGGGCTAGCCGAATCGTTCATACGTTTAAGCCAACCACGGATTGGTGGGTCGCTAATTATAAGGACGATGTAAACCGGGTAGCCGGCTGGGGACATCATTATTTCTGTGATCAATGCTTCGCGGCACTGATCTTTGATCCAGGCAATCCGAACGAGCATCGCTGCAGCGGCTGCGGTGAGATTAGAGCAGCGCAGGAGGTGGATGATGCTTGGTGCTATATATACAGAACCTCGGCATGCACGCAGGTGTTTCACGCAGCTGTTTTGTACAATTTATACGGGGATCCTTCCTATTTGGCTTTTATACGAAAAGTGCTGGCGTTTCTATGCGAGCACTATGGCAGCTTCCAGGTGCGCACCCCTCCCGGACAGGAAGGACGCTTCACTGGCTGTGATTTAACGGATGGAGTAGCTGACATCTGGCTGTTGAACGGCATGGAGCTGGTGAAGGATTGCTTCACGCAAGACGAGCTGGACCTGTACAAGAACCGTTTCTTTATTCCACAAGCTGAATTTTTGATCGAGAAGGTCGGCTGCACCCCGAACATTATTTGCTGGATGAAAGCGGCAGCGGGAATGATCGGCCTGTTTTTCAACGAACGGATCTGGTGCGAACGAGCAGCAGCAGGGGAGAACGGTATTAAGATGAGGCTCGCTGAAGGACTGCTGCCTGAAGGGTTCTGGTATGAAGCATCGTTCCATTATCATTTCTACTGTGCGGAAGGTCTTACGTACTATCACGCGTTTTGCAAGCTGTATGACTATGATTTTCCGATTCTGGAGGACGCGCTTCTGCGGATGTATCGTTACCCAGTCAAGTACGCATTCGCAAGCGGATATTTTCCGAATCCAAATGACGGCTGGCCGCTGCTTAGGTTCGGCAATTACGCTCAGCAATACGAATGGATTCGCAACATGCACGACGAACCGTCGTTTCGTTATGCTTTATCGCGCAGCTATGACAAGCCGGATCAAGCATTTATCGGCGCCAATATTGGCGGTGTAGCTCGTCTGTTGTTTGGAAGGGATTGGGCAAATGAGGAATTCGATAAAGTCGCTGCAGGCAGCGGCTTGCCAGACGGACAGTCCCACTACGATAAGGATATTTATTTTGCCATGCTGCATAGCGGCGAAGCCTCGGTCTTCCTTAAATACGGCTATGTGATTAGGGAACATTCCCATGCCGATATTATGAATTTTGAGTTGAATCTGAACGATGAAGTCGTCTCGCGAGATATTTCCAACAGCGGCTACGGTTCCGATTTGTTCAGGGAATGGCAGCGCAAGACGATTGCCCACAATTCAGTCATGATCGATAGACAGACGCAGCCGAACCGTCCTATAGGAAGAATGGAACGGTTTGATAAAGAACGGAATTTGTGCCGCGTATCCGCGGATGAGGTTTATCCAGGTATAGGCTTTTCTCGTTCCATGCAGCTGCAATCGGACACTTTGACGGATATTTTCGAGGTGAAGCCTGAAAGCGGACATACAGATGAGCATACGATTGACTGGCTGTTCCACTGCTCTGGCGAATTCAGCTCGCAGTTGACGTTTACGCCTTGCGGCCCTCCAGGCAGTGAGGATGGATACCAATTGATGCTGGAGACGGCCTGCTGCGAAATCAATACCGACTGGGAAGCAGTCTGGACATTGGCGGATAAGCAGCTCACGCTTCGTATGGAGGGTGCTCCGGGAACGAGTGTCTATCTATTCAGAGGTTATGAGCACCGGCTTGATCAAACACGGTGGGGTGTCATGATTCGCCGGAACGGCAATTCCGCAGTTTTCAAGGCGGAGTACAAATGGACGATAGTCCATTAA
- a CDS encoding histidine kinase: protein MVRKIREFFVDAKLRTKFLLSFTVIILITVLVISGINYWVSVGVIKRNSGDFSQYLIGQIGINIEKNTTDIEEMAFQQFRNSSLSEMLSQSVGEEDTYSRDKYINDFLNDMLFFKEYYLSVFIIDVNDKRYSIERKGVMRYNAELIKQINIDEIKEKRGRATWYRGSNDALYMVKALYDIETTKYVGIIAIGVESSYISDILTDVHNLMDGDILILNESNEIFVVSTHLSEAAQYYMNHDLYMINTVQSDFQHGGKHYISSVLSTDYDKWKIVQIIDVGQLTRGTESLKYWTISTLIVSLLVAFILAAQISKSITENIRLLLRAMSSFSLDSNHQIIVPRSRDEVGMLTVRFNTMSEKINDLFNSVYREKLLKQKAEYRTLQFEYKALQAQMNPHFLYNTLESIHSMAKIKGEEEIGELIYLLGKLLRESIRKKGDQIALREEIEFSVNYLSIHKMIYGDRIEVEYLLHEKLNDCQVPKFILQPLIENAIVHGIETKPGKALIRIRSYEENGDMLLEVIDNGIGMDEKKVERLLDPVWYESQDGTNKHTNVGVISVHKRIRILYGASYGLLIRSKPGEGTTVRIRLPIVQHTE from the coding sequence ATGGTGCGTAAAATAAGAGAGTTTTTTGTTGATGCCAAGCTAAGAACAAAGTTTTTGCTCTCGTTCACGGTCATTATTTTGATCACCGTCTTAGTAATTAGCGGAATTAATTATTGGGTGTCGGTCGGTGTCATTAAACGGAATTCAGGTGATTTCTCACAATATTTGATTGGACAGATCGGTATCAACATTGAGAAGAACACGACGGATATTGAGGAGATGGCTTTTCAGCAGTTCCGTAATTCTTCTCTTAGCGAAATGCTTAGTCAGTCCGTGGGGGAGGAGGATACCTACTCTAGGGACAAGTATATCAATGATTTTCTAAACGATATGCTGTTTTTTAAGGAATATTATTTGTCCGTATTCATCATTGATGTGAACGATAAGCGATATTCCATCGAGCGTAAAGGGGTAATGAGATACAATGCGGAATTGATAAAACAAATTAATATCGACGAGATAAAAGAGAAAAGGGGCAGGGCAACTTGGTACCGCGGATCAAACGATGCGTTGTACATGGTCAAAGCACTGTACGATATTGAAACGACTAAATATGTGGGCATTATCGCGATCGGCGTGGAGAGCAGCTATATCAGCGACATCTTAACCGATGTTCATAACCTGATGGACGGGGATATTCTTATCCTGAATGAGAGCAATGAAATTTTTGTTGTCAGTACCCATTTGAGCGAGGCTGCACAATATTATATGAATCATGACCTGTATATGATTAATACGGTTCAAAGTGACTTCCAGCATGGAGGCAAGCATTATATTTCAAGCGTCCTCTCCACCGATTACGACAAATGGAAAATCGTGCAGATTATCGATGTTGGACAGCTCACGCGTGGAACGGAAAGTCTTAAATATTGGACAATTAGTACGTTAATTGTGTCGTTATTAGTTGCTTTTATATTGGCCGCTCAAATTTCCAAAAGCATAACTGAAAATATCCGCTTGCTGCTGAGAGCGATGTCCAGCTTCTCTTTGGATTCCAATCATCAAATCATTGTGCCGAGAAGTCGTGACGAGGTCGGCATGCTTACTGTCAGATTCAATACGATGTCAGAGAAGATCAACGATTTGTTTAATTCGGTTTATCGCGAGAAGCTGCTGAAGCAGAAAGCCGAGTATCGGACGTTGCAGTTTGAATACAAGGCGCTACAAGCGCAGATGAATCCCCATTTTCTATACAATACATTGGAATCTATTCATAGTATGGCAAAGATTAAAGGCGAGGAGGAGATAGGCGAGTTAATCTATCTGCTCGGCAAGCTGCTCCGTGAAAGCATTCGCAAGAAGGGGGATCAAATTGCCCTGCGGGAAGAAATTGAGTTCAGCGTCAATTATTTGTCCATTCACAAAATGATTTATGGCGATAGAATCGAAGTAGAGTACTTGCTTCATGAAAAATTAAATGACTGTCAAGTGCCTAAGTTTATACTTCAGCCGCTCATTGAGAATGCAATCGTTCACGGTATTGAAACGAAGCCTGGAAAAGCGCTCATTCGCATTAGAAGCTATGAGGAAAACGGGGATATGCTGCTTGAGGTTATTGACAACGGCATCGGCATGGACGAAAAAAAAGTCGAGCGATTGCTGGACCCCGTATGGTACGAATCACAGGACGGAACGAACAAGCATACCAACGTAGGTGTCATCAGCGTGCACAAGCGAATTCGCATCCTATATGGAGCTAGCTACGGACTTTTGATTCGCAGTAAACCCGGGGAAGGAACGACGGTCCGCATTCGGCTGCCAATCGTTCAGCATACCGAATAA
- a CDS encoding glycoside hydrolase family 88 protein yields the protein MTINHLQREEVEVLIAKVIAGMQDLEVINEEEAPFSMISMETWDWSQGVGLFSLYLYYKETGNREILNYLTDWFDRRLREGLPAKNVNTMCPLLTLSYLYEETRTPEYLVICEEWASYAVNEMPRTQEFGITHVTRDSRNEGELRDETLYMTVLFMGRMGVLLRNEYYVQESIRQFLVHLKYLTDTQTGLFFHGWSFIRRDNFARVLWARGNAWYLAGLVDYLDMVQLPLSIEIFLLASMEQQVRKLTELQADSGMWHTLLDDKDSYEETSATAGFAYGILKAVRKGYISETYRESGIAALQAVLNRIDVTGMVQGVSYGTRLGLTAQFYKDIPQSSMPHGQSMTLLMLVESLYHLDE from the coding sequence ATGACGATTAACCATTTGCAGCGGGAAGAAGTAGAGGTGTTAATCGCGAAGGTGATAGCGGGAATGCAGGACTTAGAGGTGATCAATGAGGAGGAAGCTCCCTTTAGCATGATATCCATGGAAACATGGGACTGGTCTCAAGGGGTCGGATTATTTTCTCTCTATTTGTACTATAAAGAAACGGGCAATCGAGAGATTTTGAATTACCTGACTGATTGGTTTGATCGTCGACTTCGGGAAGGGCTGCCGGCCAAAAATGTGAATACGATGTGCCCGCTGCTGACGCTCAGTTATTTGTACGAGGAAACGCGCACGCCGGAATATTTAGTCATCTGCGAGGAATGGGCTAGCTACGCCGTGAATGAAATGCCGCGCACACAGGAGTTCGGAATTACGCATGTTACACGAGATAGCAGGAATGAAGGCGAGCTGCGGGATGAAACTTTGTACATGACTGTGCTTTTCATGGGCCGGATGGGCGTTCTTCTAAGAAATGAGTATTACGTACAAGAGAGTATTCGCCAGTTTCTAGTCCACCTCAAATATTTGACTGACACGCAAACGGGGCTGTTTTTTCACGGCTGGTCCTTCATTCGCAGAGATAATTTCGCCAGGGTGCTCTGGGCACGCGGCAATGCTTGGTATTTGGCAGGTTTAGTTGACTACCTCGATATGGTCCAGCTGCCGCTCAGTATTGAAATTTTTTTACTGGCTTCTATGGAGCAGCAGGTGCGCAAGCTTACCGAGCTCCAGGCCGATAGCGGCATGTGGCATACGCTGCTTGACGATAAAGATAGCTATGAGGAAACCTCAGCGACAGCAGGCTTTGCTTACGGTATTTTGAAGGCAGTGCGCAAAGGATATATTAGCGAGACTTACCGGGAATCAGGCATTGCCGCACTGCAGGCGGTTTTAAACCGAATTGACGTGACCGGAATGGTGCAAGGCGTATCGTATGGTACCCGGCTTGGCTTGACTGCGCAATTTTACAAGGACATTCCACAGAGCTCTATGCCGCATGGCCAATCGATGACGCTGCTGATGTTAGTGGAGAGCCTGTATCATTTAGACGAATAG
- a CDS encoding response regulator, with protein sequence MKKSVVVIDDKPLILQSIVQTVDWDGLNCTIVGQAADGIEGKQVIHDKQPDILITDIKMPGLSGLDLAEYMHSVFPRSKTILITGYQDFEFAKQAVRLGVYDIVVKPIHNDELQRIVRQAVQALDSEQSNLSQQAKRDEAFSLLTEHHQSSLPSLRSKLISELIGGSNPPDGFLVKATAELGIEWSSGSVIIVRSKRMLETVQGANSQSINRQLRGELMEMARAAAALRKFEIIESYRHDDFVLACLFPKPLPPREMKLKLQSFCHDLIELIRQKHGLLCCIAVSSNYRQLQTLHEAFYEASTLMDTSFFRTEEPVLFPETFEPAEEGVKFSIIRDLEEFNQLLEYATGDEMIGHLEKFLEHIKAYSKGNILVVKGLLSDVCLAAARYYYRITGDEFGFDKSIDEILEDVYRLPDMKTATDYLSTFIKIVKNKLEGDDKEYSLVVKKSIEYINNHFAESITLTSIADHFGLSPSYLSRLLRAESGINFVDLVAKARIEAAKRLLRNPRHKVNEVGEMVGYKEYAYFYQVFKKIEGVSPKEYKNRSKES encoded by the coding sequence GTGAAGAAGTCTGTTGTAGTCATAGACGATAAGCCACTCATACTGCAATCGATCGTACAGACGGTGGACTGGGATGGACTAAACTGCACAATTGTGGGCCAGGCCGCAGATGGCATCGAAGGCAAGCAGGTCATTCATGATAAGCAGCCGGATATATTAATTACAGATATTAAAATGCCTGGCCTTAGCGGACTTGATCTAGCTGAATATATGCATTCCGTTTTTCCGAGGTCCAAGACCATTCTTATAACCGGATATCAGGATTTCGAATTCGCTAAACAGGCAGTTAGGCTCGGAGTATATGACATTGTTGTGAAGCCCATCCACAATGATGAGCTTCAGCGCATCGTTAGACAAGCGGTTCAGGCACTCGATAGCGAGCAGTCCAATCTGTCGCAGCAAGCGAAGCGGGATGAAGCGTTCAGCTTACTTACTGAGCATCATCAAAGCTCGCTGCCATCGCTTAGAAGCAAGCTCATCTCCGAGTTGATTGGCGGGAGCAACCCGCCGGATGGTTTTCTTGTGAAAGCAACCGCGGAGCTAGGAATTGAATGGAGCTCCGGCTCCGTGATTATTGTCCGTTCGAAACGGATGCTTGAAACCGTGCAGGGCGCCAATAGTCAAAGCATTAACCGGCAGCTTCGCGGTGAATTGATGGAAATGGCCCGAGCCGCAGCAGCATTGCGGAAATTTGAAATTATTGAATCGTATCGGCATGATGATTTTGTACTCGCTTGCCTGTTTCCGAAGCCTTTGCCTCCGCGTGAAATGAAGCTGAAGCTGCAGAGCTTCTGCCATGATTTGATCGAGCTGATCCGTCAAAAGCACGGACTGCTCTGCTGCATTGCTGTTAGCTCCAACTACCGGCAGCTTCAGACGCTGCATGAAGCATTTTACGAGGCATCGACATTGATGGACACGAGCTTTTTTCGAACCGAAGAGCCTGTCTTGTTTCCAGAAACGTTCGAGCCAGCGGAAGAGGGCGTTAAATTCTCGATTATTCGCGATCTTGAGGAATTTAATCAATTGCTGGAGTACGCTACTGGCGATGAGATGATCGGTCATTTGGAGAAGTTTCTCGAGCATATCAAGGCCTATAGCAAAGGAAATATTTTGGTAGTGAAAGGTTTGCTCTCCGATGTCTGCCTTGCTGCTGCCCGCTATTATTACCGGATCACCGGAGACGAGTTCGGCTTCGACAAGAGCATCGATGAAATTTTGGAGGATGTATATCGACTGCCTGACATGAAGACAGCAACGGATTATTTGTCAACATTCATTAAAATTGTCAAAAACAAGCTCGAAGGCGACGATAAAGAATATAGTCTCGTCGTTAAAAAATCGATTGAATATATTAATAATCATTTTGCCGAGAGCATCACATTAACCTCGATTGCTGATCATTTTGGGCTCAGTCCAAGCTATTTGAGCAGGCTGCTGAGAGCAGAATCTGGCATTAACTTCGTTGATTTGGTTGCTAAGGCTAGAATCGAGGCAGCAAAGCGACTGCTTCGCAATCCACGGCATAAGGTGAATGAGGTTGGAGAAATGGTGGGATATAAGGAGTATGCCTATTTCTATCAGGTATTCAAAAAAATCGAAGGCGTGTCTCCCAAGGAATACAAGAATAGAAGTAAAGAATCCTAA